A portion of the Pan troglodytes isolate AG18354 chromosome 10, NHGRI_mPanTro3-v2.0_pri, whole genome shotgun sequence genome contains these proteins:
- the GDF11 gene encoding growth/differentiation factor 11, translating to MVLAAPLLLGFLLLALELRPRGEAAEGPAAAAAAAAAAAAAGVGGERSSRPAPSVAPEPDGCPVCVWRQHSRELRLESIKSQILSKLRLKEAPNISREVVKQLLPKAPPLQQILDLHDFQGDALQPEDFLEEDEYHATTETVISMAQETDPAVQTDGSPLCCHFHFSPKVMFTKVLKAQLWVYLRPVPRPATVYLQILRLKPLTGEGTAGGGGGGRRHIRIRSLKIELHSRSGHWQSIDFKQVLHSWFRQPQSNWGIEINAFDPSGTDLAVTSLGPGAEGLHPFMELRVLENTKRSRRNLGLDCDEHSSESRCCRYPLTVDFEAFGWDWIIAPKRYKANYCSGQCEYMFMQKYPHTHLVQQANPRGSAGPCCTPTKMSPINMLYFNDKQQIIYGKIPGMVVDRCGCS from the exons aTGGTGCTCGCGGCCCCGCTGCTGCTGGGCTTCCTGCTCCTCGCCCTGGAGCTGCGGCCCCGGGGGGAGGCGGCCGAGGgccccgcggcggcggcggcggcggcggcggcggcggcagcggcggggGTCGGGGGGGAGCGCTCCAGCCGGCCAGCCCCGTCCGTGGCGCCCGAGCCGGACGGCTGCCCCGTGTGCGTTTGGCGGCAGCACAGCCGCGAGCTGCGCCTAGAGAGCATCAAGTCGCAGATCTTGAGCAAACTGCGGCTCAAGGAGGCGCCCAACATCAGCCGCGAGGTGGTGAAGCAGCTGCTGCCCAAGGCGCCGCCGCTGCAGCAGATCCTGGACCTACACGACTTCCAGGGCGACGCGCTGCAGCCcgaggacttcctggaggaggacgaGTACCACGCCACCACCGAGACCGTCATTAGCATGGCCCAGGAGA CGGACCCAGCAGTACAGACAGATGGCAGCCCTCTCTGCTGCCATTTTCACTTCAGCCCCAAGGTGATGTTCACAAAGGTACTGAAGGCCCAGCTGTGGGTGTACCTACGGCCTGTACCCCGCCCAGCCACAGTCTACCTGCAGATCTTGCGACTAAAACCCCTAACTGGGGAAGGGACCGCAGGGGGAGGGGGCGGAGGCCGGCGTCACATCCGTATCCGCTCACTGAAGATTGAGCTGCACTCACGCTCAGGCCATTGGCAGAGCATCGACTTCAAGCAAGTGCTACACAGCTGGTTCCGCCAGCCACAGAGCAACTGGGGCATCGAGATCAACGCCTTTGATCCCAGTGGCACAGACCTGGCTGTCACCTCCCTGGGGCCGGGAGCCGAGGGGCTG catCCATTCATGGAGCTTCGAGTCCTAGAGAACACAAAACGTTCCCGGCGGAACCTGGGTCTGGACTGCGACGAGCACTCAAGCGAGTCCCGCTGCTGCCGATATCCCCTCACAGTGGACTTTGAGGCTTTCGGCTGGGACTGGATCATCGCACCTAAGCGCTACAAGGCCAACTACTGCTCCGGCCAGTGCGAGTACATGTTCATGCAAAAATATCCGCATACCCATTTGGTGCAGCAGGCCAATCCAAGAGGCTCTGCTGGGCCCTGTTGTACCCCCACCAAGATGTCCCCAATCAACATGCTCTACTTCAATGACAAGCAGCAGATTATCTACGGCAAGAtccctggcatggtggtggatcGCTGTGGCTGCTCTTAA
- the CD63 gene encoding CD63 antigen gives MAVEGGMKCVKFLLYVLLLAFCACAVGLIAVGVGAQLVLSQTIIQGATPGSLLPVVIIAVGVFLFLVAFVGCCGACKENYCLMITFAIFLSLIMLVEVAAAIAGYVFRDKVMSEFNNNFRQQMENYPKNNHTASILDRMQADFKCCGAANYTDWEKIPSMSKNRVPDSCCVNVTVGCGINFNEKAIHKEGCVEKIGGWLRKNVLVVAAAALGIAFVEVLGIVFACCLVKSIRSGYEVM, from the exons ATGGCGGTGGAAGGAGGAATGAAATGTGTGAAGTTCTTGCTCTACGTCCTCCTGCTGGCCTTTTGC GCCTGTGCAGTGGGACTGATTGCCGTGGGTGTCGGGGCACAGCTTGTCCTGAGTCAGACCATAATCCAGGGGGCTACCCCTGGCTCTCTGTTGCCAGTGGTCATCATCGCAGTGggtgtcttcctcttcctggtgGCTTTTGTGGGCTGCTGCGGGGCCTGCAAGGAGAACTATTGTCTTATGATCACG TTTGCCATCTTTCTGTCTCTTATCATGTTGGTGGAGGTGGCCGCAGCCATTGCTGGCTATGTGTTTAGAGATAAG GTGATGTCAGAGTTTAATAACAACTTCCGGCAGCAGATGGAGAATTACCCGAAAAACAACCACACTGCTTCGATCCTGGACAGGATGCAGGCAGAT TTTAAGTGCTGTGGGGCTGCTAACtacacagattgggagaaaatccCTTCCATGTCGAAGAACCGAGTCCCCGACTCCTGCTGCGTTAATGTTACTGTGGGCTGTGGGATTAATTTCAACGAGAAGGCGATCCATAAGGAG GGCTGTGTGGAGAAGATTGGGGGCTGGCTGAGGAAAAATGTGCTGGTGGTAGCTGCAGCAGCCCTTGGAATTGCTTTTGTCGAG GTTTTGGGAATTGTCTTTGCCTGCTGCCTCGTGAAGAGTATCAGAAGTGGCTACGAGGTGATGTAG